A single genomic interval of Lentimicrobium saccharophilum harbors:
- a CDS encoding sodium:solute symporter family transporter: MENFQLIDYLIFAAYGILILSVGLWVSRSKKGEKKSAEDYFLAKKSLPFWAIGASLIAANISAEQFIGMSGSGFAIGLAIASYEWMGAITLIVVAKYFLPVFIRQELFTIPEFIEKRFNTNLKTILAVFWVALFIFVNLTSVLFLGAKALDTIAGTGDGSMIFPLILGLALFAAAYSIWGGLSAVAWTDVIQVILLVAGGLITTFIALDQVTPAGGVLAGLDHVYQVAGDKFHMILRRDHPEFLNLPGIGVIIGGMWVANLYYFGFNQYIIQRALAAKSLREAQKGLAFAAFLKLLLPLLVVIPGIIAYVMYMQPEGTVVIDGVKTVFNRPGGGINYDISYPWLIKTFIPAGIKGLVVAALAAAIVSSLASMLNSTATIFTMDIYKPYFSKRTDGSDLVLTGRIAVIAALAIAVFVAPALNTMPQMFQYIQEYTGVVSPGILAVFLMGLFWKRATTRAAITGVLSSIPVALLLKLLPLEMPFLDQMMYTCLITIAIIVMVSLSTAKTDEDPKAIPLPRETFKTGRNFNIAAYVIMLILTVLYAALW, translated from the coding sequence ATGGAAAATTTTCAACTGATTGATTACCTGATCTTTGCAGCCTACGGCATTTTAATACTATCGGTAGGGCTCTGGGTGTCGCGCAGCAAAAAAGGGGAGAAAAAGAGTGCCGAGGACTACTTTCTGGCAAAGAAGAGCCTTCCCTTCTGGGCCATAGGCGCTTCGCTCATCGCGGCCAACATCTCCGCCGAGCAGTTTATCGGCATGTCGGGTTCGGGGTTTGCCATTGGCCTGGCCATTGCCAGTTACGAGTGGATGGGCGCCATTACCCTGATTGTGGTGGCCAAGTATTTTCTGCCTGTTTTTATCCGGCAGGAGCTGTTTACCATTCCCGAATTCATCGAAAAAAGGTTTAATACCAACCTGAAAACCATCCTGGCCGTTTTCTGGGTGGCGCTGTTTATTTTTGTCAACCTTACCTCGGTCTTGTTTCTCGGGGCAAAGGCCCTGGATACCATTGCAGGTACCGGCGACGGGAGTATGATATTTCCGCTGATACTGGGACTGGCACTTTTTGCCGCCGCGTATTCCATCTGGGGAGGCTTGTCGGCCGTAGCATGGACTGACGTAATTCAGGTTATATTGCTGGTAGCCGGCGGGCTGATCACCACCTTTATCGCCCTCGATCAGGTAACACCTGCCGGCGGTGTGCTGGCCGGGCTGGACCATGTTTACCAGGTGGCAGGGGATAAATTCCACATGATCCTTCGCAGGGACCACCCCGAATTTCTGAACCTGCCGGGCATCGGTGTGATTATCGGCGGCATGTGGGTGGCCAATCTCTACTACTTCGGGTTTAACCAGTACATCATTCAGCGGGCGCTGGCCGCGAAGTCGCTGCGCGAAGCGCAGAAAGGGCTTGCGTTTGCCGCTTTCCTGAAACTGCTGCTGCCTTTGCTGGTGGTTATTCCGGGTATCATCGCCTATGTTATGTACATGCAGCCGGAAGGCACCGTTGTGATTGACGGGGTGAAAACGGTTTTTAACCGGCCCGGTGGCGGCATCAATTACGATATCTCCTATCCCTGGCTGATCAAAACCTTTATCCCGGCAGGAATCAAGGGACTGGTGGTCGCGGCGCTGGCTGCCGCCATCGTTTCTTCGCTGGCTTCCATGCTGAATTCCACGGCCACCATCTTTACCATGGACATTTACAAACCTTACTTCTCCAAGCGGACCGACGGCTCCGACCTTGTTCTTACAGGCCGCATCGCCGTTATCGCAGCCCTGGCCATCGCGGTTTTTGTAGCTCCGGCGCTGAATACCATGCCCCAGATGTTTCAGTACATCCAGGAATATACCGGGGTGGTGAGTCCGGGCATCCTGGCCGTTTTCCTGATGGGATTATTCTGGAAACGGGCAACCACGCGGGCTGCCATAACAGGCGTTTTAAGCTCCATTCCGGTTGCGCTGCTGCTGAAGTTGCTGCCGCTTGAGATGCCCTTCCTCGATCAGATGATGTACACCTGTCTGATTACCATTGCCATTATCGTGATGGTAAGCCTGAGTACGGCAAAAACCGACGAGGATCCGAAAGCCATTCCCCTGCCGCGCGAAACCTTTAAAACCGGCAGGAACTTCAACATCGCGGCTTATGTGATTATGCTGATACTGACCGTGCTTTATGCCGCGCTCTGGTAA
- a CDS encoding alpha/beta hydrolase, translated as MIGAAFAAYNPFPKQVIYMQHSTTSWKTGDGLTIFAQYWQPAGPVPKAVVCFVHGIGDHSSRHVHVARAFTDAGFVFFTADQRGHGQSQGQRGHFPSREAILHDTDLLLQHASELFPCLPVILFGHSMGGILVLFYALESNPDIAGVISNSPGLHNALKKKPLLIFAARVLGSIFPRMSISNGLDLNGISRDPLMVQAYKSDPLIHDCITMGLGKVMLKVTSQTLARAASFPLPLLLMHGKADIITYASGSEAFAAVNPGKCKLILWEKAFHEIHNEPEQQEVMSAMTSWVQDLISR; from the coding sequence GTGATTGGCGCTGCCTTTGCAGCGTATAATCCATTTCCCAAACAGGTGATTTATATGCAGCATTCTACCACCTCCTGGAAAACCGGCGACGGGCTGACCATTTTTGCCCAATACTGGCAACCGGCCGGACCTGTGCCCAAAGCGGTTGTCTGTTTTGTGCACGGCATCGGCGACCACTCTTCACGCCATGTACATGTTGCCCGGGCTTTTACAGATGCCGGATTTGTCTTTTTCACCGCCGACCAGCGCGGGCACGGGCAATCGCAGGGGCAGCGCGGCCATTTCCCTTCGCGGGAGGCAATCCTGCACGACACCGATCTGTTGCTGCAACATGCTTCTGAATTGTTTCCGTGTCTTCCGGTGATACTTTTCGGGCACAGCATGGGAGGGATACTCGTCCTGTTTTATGCCCTGGAAAGCAATCCCGACATCGCCGGGGTTATTTCCAACAGCCCGGGACTGCACAATGCCCTGAAAAAGAAACCCCTGCTGATTTTTGCCGCTCGTGTGCTCGGCAGCATATTTCCCCGCATGTCTATTTCCAACGGGCTGGACCTCAATGGTATTTCGCGCGACCCGCTGATGGTTCAGGCTTACAAAAGCGACCCGTTGATCCACGACTGCATCACCATGGGCCTCGGAAAAGTAATGCTTAAAGTAACCAGCCAAACCCTCGCACGGGCAGCTTCGTTTCCTTTGCCCCTGCTGCTGATGCATGGCAAAGCAGATATCATCACCTATGCCTCGGGCAGCGAAGCCTTTGCTGCCGTCAATCCGGGCAAATGCAAACTGATTCTTTGGGAAAAAGCCTTTCATGAAATTCACAATGAGCCTGAACAGCAGGAAGTGATGTCGGCAATGACCTCATGGGTGCAGGATCTGATCAGCAGGTAA
- the glpK gene encoding glycerol kinase GlpK, protein MEKYILALDQGTTSSRALIFDRQGNICSIARKELRQHYPQPGWVEHDPAEIWASQVSVAVEAMSKISISGRQLAGAGITNQRETTVVWDRNTGEPVYNAIVWQDRRTAAYCDELKNLGLSALLRGKTGLESDAYFSGPKIRWILDHVPGARLKAERGQLAFGTIDSWLVWKLTGGRVHVTDVSNASRTLLFNIHDLCWDEELLELMHIPASLMPVVASSSEVYGFVTDAFGGAEVPVAGIAGDQQAALFGQMCLEKGMVKNTYGTGCFMLMNTGGEPFISENRLLTTVAWQMNGQTTYALEGSIFMAGAVLQWLRDGLGIIQSSAEADALARQVSDTGGLYFVPAFTGLGAPHWDQYARGLMIGLNRGTTPAHIARAALESIAFQTLDVLQVMEQDTNLKIHELRVDGGASASNLLMQIQADLLGIPVVRPRITESTAAGAACLAGLATGFWKDINEIAGQWQRELVFSPSADPNQARIKKLRWADAVKRSGRWERE, encoded by the coding sequence ATGGAAAAGTATATATTAGCCCTCGATCAGGGCACCACCAGCTCAAGGGCCCTGATTTTCGACCGGCAGGGAAACATTTGTTCCATTGCCCGGAAGGAGTTGCGGCAGCATTACCCGCAGCCGGGATGGGTTGAGCACGACCCCGCCGAAATCTGGGCATCCCAGGTGTCGGTCGCGGTGGAAGCGATGTCGAAGATCAGCATCAGCGGCAGGCAGCTGGCGGGGGCGGGCATCACCAACCAGCGCGAAACCACGGTAGTGTGGGACAGAAACACGGGCGAGCCTGTGTACAATGCCATTGTATGGCAGGACCGCCGCACTGCTGCCTACTGCGATGAGCTGAAGAACCTCGGCCTTTCTGCGTTGCTGCGCGGGAAAACAGGGCTTGAATCCGACGCCTACTTCAGCGGGCCGAAGATCCGCTGGATACTCGATCATGTTCCGGGGGCCAGGCTGAAGGCTGAACGGGGGCAACTCGCGTTCGGCACCATTGATTCATGGCTTGTGTGGAAACTTACCGGCGGACGGGTGCATGTGACCGATGTGAGTAATGCCTCGCGCACCCTGCTTTTCAATATCCATGACCTCTGCTGGGACGAAGAGTTGCTGGAGCTGATGCATATCCCCGCTTCACTGATGCCCGTGGTGGCCTCCAGCAGCGAAGTTTACGGGTTTGTGACGGATGCTTTCGGCGGCGCGGAGGTGCCCGTTGCCGGAATCGCCGGTGACCAGCAGGCGGCACTGTTCGGGCAGATGTGCCTTGAAAAAGGGATGGTGAAAAATACTTACGGCACCGGTTGTTTTATGCTGATGAACACAGGGGGGGAGCCGTTTATATCGGAGAACCGCCTGCTTACCACCGTGGCCTGGCAGATGAACGGACAAACCACCTACGCCCTTGAAGGCAGCATATTTATGGCGGGCGCTGTGCTGCAATGGCTGCGCGACGGGCTTGGCATTATACAATCATCGGCGGAAGCCGATGCCCTGGCCCGGCAGGTAAGCGATACCGGCGGACTGTATTTTGTCCCTGCATTTACAGGCCTGGGCGCCCCGCACTGGGACCAGTATGCCCGCGGACTGATGATAGGGCTGAACCGGGGCACCACCCCTGCGCACATTGCCAGGGCCGCGCTTGAGAGCATCGCTTTTCAAACCCTTGATGTGCTGCAGGTGATGGAACAGGATACAAACCTTAAGATTCATGAACTGCGTGTGGATGGAGGCGCCTCGGCAAGCAACCTGCTGATGCAGATACAGGCCGACCTGCTGGGCATTCCCGTGGTGCGCCCGCGGATAACGGAATCCACGGCAGCCGGGGCTGCCTGCCTTGCCGGACTGGCCACCGGATTCTGGAAAGATATCAATGAAATTGCCGGTCAATGGCAACGCGAGCTTGTATTCAGTCCATCAGCCGACCCCAACCAGGCCCGGATTAAGAAACTGCGATGGGCCGATGCGGTGAAAAGATCCGGAAGATGGGAGCGGGAATGA
- a CDS encoding T9SS type A sorting domain-containing protein, which produces MRKILLLLLLILNQFCFSQNWERVLGLSNRQEVFSHIAESYDRGYLILGRLNDYPDSRSWIVKTDINGNILYDFILGTGMGVSQRNIPECLLSTQDGGFIVSGSFTNTGSTDIGIMKFDPCGNLEWCLHFANPDIAWGQKIIQTPDGGYTMLAHGFERYPSITKSDLSLFRLDANGNILWIQPYAERIIHPLISDSHGNDFIITSDGDYYIVGSCGWIDTVSGASITKGIIIGADSLRNEKWISILTGEEFEGYISIASLVEKNTGNFYLGSGYTNGNTNPTLLIADSLGVILLDSIPLIPDFGEYVPSNNLFGLTFFNDDRLFTMTQMSDHPFGITGCIAIHELDTLGGWVNSFIETEATWPFAFVKTSDDRFLIGATSLEYQDIILIKLTDSLKYDTQYPFALDHDYLCPEPIVSKTIDLSSCEVIVDVKDIPTRKEYEARVSLIPITPAPNPAGDYVRFLLENTEYHSKIRVVCYDIQGRQLAELPVNSGIHETGLDVSRWRPGMYMAVVYAGNKQMGKARFVVE; this is translated from the coding sequence ATGAGAAAGATACTTTTATTACTTCTTTTAATACTCAATCAATTTTGTTTTTCACAGAATTGGGAACGAGTTTTGGGCCTCAGTAACAGACAAGAGGTGTTCAGCCATATAGCAGAATCGTATGACAGGGGTTACCTGATTTTAGGCAGATTGAACGATTATCCTGATTCAAGATCATGGATTGTAAAAACTGATATTAATGGAAATATTCTCTATGATTTCATTTTAGGAACAGGTATGGGTGTCAGTCAACGAAACATCCCGGAATGCCTTCTTTCAACACAGGATGGTGGATTTATAGTTAGTGGAAGTTTCACCAATACCGGTAGTACAGATATTGGAATAATGAAATTTGATCCATGTGGAAATCTGGAATGGTGTCTTCATTTTGCAAATCCGGATATTGCATGGGGGCAAAAAATTATTCAAACACCTGATGGAGGATACACAATGCTCGCTCATGGATTTGAGAGATATCCAAGTATTACAAAATCTGATCTCAGTTTGTTCCGATTAGACGCTAATGGCAACATTTTATGGATACAACCATATGCAGAACGTATTATTCATCCATTAATATCGGATAGCCATGGAAATGATTTTATAATAACATCTGACGGCGATTATTACATTGTGGGTTCTTGTGGTTGGATTGATACTGTTTCCGGAGCATCAATTACCAAAGGGATTATAATAGGGGCTGATAGCTTAAGAAACGAAAAATGGATAAGTATTCTAACTGGCGAAGAGTTTGAAGGCTACATTTCTATTGCTTCACTGGTTGAGAAAAATACCGGAAATTTTTATCTGGGCTCGGGCTATACCAATGGAAATACTAACCCAACACTTCTTATTGCTGATAGTTTAGGTGTGATTTTATTAGACAGTATTCCATTAATTCCGGATTTTGGTGAATACGTGCCATCAAATAACTTATTTGGTCTGACATTCTTTAATGACGACCGCCTATTTACTATGACTCAAATGAGTGATCATCCTTTCGGGATTACAGGTTGTATTGCAATTCATGAGTTGGATACTTTAGGTGGCTGGGTAAATTCATTTATTGAGACTGAAGCTACATGGCCATTCGCATTTGTAAAAACCTCAGATGACAGATTTTTAATAGGTGCAACTTCTCTCGAATACCAAGACATTATTCTTATTAAGCTTACAGATTCTTTAAAATATGATACTCAGTATCCATTCGCACTAGATCACGATTACCTCTGCCCCGAGCCTATTGTTTCAAAAACCATAGATTTAAGCAGTTGCGAGGTAATTGTTGATGTAAAGGATATACCCACCCGTAAAGAGTACGAAGCCCGCGTCAGTTTAATACCCATTACGCCTGCACCCAACCCTGCCGGCGATTATGTGCGCTTTTTGCTTGAAAACACAGAGTATCACAGCAAAATACGGGTGGTGTGTTACGATATACAAGGCCGGCAACTGGCTGAGTTGCCCGTAAACTCAGGCATACACGAAACCGGGCTGGATGTTTCGCGCTGGCGGCCGGGCATGTATATGGCGGTGGTGTATGCAGGTAATAAACAAATGGGCAAGGCGAGGTTTGTAGTGGAGTGA
- a CDS encoding IS4 family transposase: protein MHKDKYVFAQLTSFLDRNKFNYIVRKYDGDRYVKHFTCWNQLLSLMFGQLSNRESLRDLVVALDAHHSKAYHLGLGKNVSKSSLARANQDRDYRIFEEYAYYLVNEARHKRASDIFKLGGNVYAFDSTTVDLCLSVFWWAKFRKKKGGIKVHTLYDVETKIPAFFHITEASAHDSTAMKEIPYEPGSYYIFDRAYNHFKMLYKIHRIEAFFVVRAKNNLQYKTIKWKRRLPKNVLSDLTVELTGFYPKRYYPEQLRLVKYWDEEQKRELVFLTNATHVSALQVAELYKNRWQVELFFKWLKQHLKIKKFWGTTANAVRIQIYVAMCTYCLVAIVQKDMRLDRSTYEVLQILGISLTDKTNLLDLFDRTKFQNDKERFRLNEPNLFNF, encoded by the coding sequence ATGCATAAGGATAAATACGTTTTCGCCCAGCTAACATCTTTCTTGGATAGGAATAAGTTCAACTATATTGTCCGCAAATATGACGGGGACAGATATGTTAAACACTTCACTTGTTGGAACCAACTTCTTTCCCTGATGTTCGGACAATTGTCAAACCGTGAAAGTCTCAGGGATTTGGTTGTCGCGCTTGACGCCCATCACTCCAAAGCTTATCATTTGGGTTTGGGCAAGAACGTATCAAAATCATCTCTGGCCAGAGCCAATCAAGACAGGGACTACCGCATCTTTGAAGAGTACGCTTATTATCTGGTAAACGAGGCCAGACATAAACGGGCTTCTGACATCTTCAAACTTGGGGGCAATGTCTACGCTTTTGATTCAACGACGGTTGACTTGTGCCTTTCCGTGTTCTGGTGGGCAAAGTTTCGCAAGAAAAAAGGCGGGATCAAAGTGCATACATTATATGATGTGGAGACAAAGATACCGGCGTTTTTCCATATCACCGAAGCTTCGGCGCACGACTCTACCGCGATGAAAGAAATCCCCTATGAACCAGGATCATATTACATATTTGACCGTGCGTACAACCACTTCAAGATGTTGTACAAGATTCATCGGATAGAAGCTTTCTTCGTTGTCAGGGCAAAGAATAACCTCCAATACAAGACAATCAAATGGAAAAGAAGGTTGCCCAAGAACGTGCTTTCAGATTTAACTGTTGAATTGACGGGGTTTTATCCCAAACGATATTATCCAGAGCAACTTCGATTGGTCAAATATTGGGATGAAGAACAAAAACGCGAGCTGGTATTCTTGACCAACGCCACGCACGTTTCAGCGCTTCAAGTCGCCGAACTTTACAAGAACCGCTGGCAAGTCGAGCTTTTCTTCAAATGGCTGAAGCAACACCTGAAAATCAAGAAATTTTGGGGAACTACAGCAAATGCAGTTCGGATCCAAATCTACGTCGCTATGTGCACGTACTGCCTAGTAGCGATCGTCCAAAAAGACATGCGACTCGACAGAAGTACATACGAGGTCTTGCAGATCTTGGGCATATCATTAACAGATAAAACCAATCTTCTGGATCTGTTCGATAGAACTAAATTTCAAAATGACAAAGAACGTTTTAGGCTTAATGAGCCAAATTTGTTTAATTTTTAA
- a CDS encoding TonB-dependent receptor, producing the protein MIARWVLIFLSFISLANAQNPMVTGSVTDAVTGEALAGVNVFLNSSHGVATDAEGRYTLSVPPGKNTIRFRFIGYMPVEKTIEAGDGQRVTLDVGMQVQAGMLDEVVVSAARYEQKISDVIVSMDVLGAERIESTHTIMVETALQQVPGVMFLDDQVSIRGGNGYSYGVGSRVLLLLDDLPMLTGGGGEAKWDFVPLENLSQIEILKGASSALYGSSALNGVINIRTAYPGEKPETAFTLYSGIYGNPRRREIAWWDAQPFYSGARFSHSRRIGNLDLVGGANVHTDKGYRENENEKYIRANLNTRYRFMKIKGMAAGLNANAMFNEGGNFLLWLNGDTGVYRASPDFDQHFKNTRFNLDPHLTWHRNDDSRHTLKGRFYKVTYDSDSLHNYDNTFFGEYQYLKKWENKFSITAGASATSVETVSNLFGSARHTASNQSVYIQAEKQYREWRFSFGSRYEWHRINRERQASKPLFRAGVNYQAGKYTFLRGSFGQGFRYPAIAEKYAATAVGALKIFPNDTLMPEYGWNAEMGIKQGFSLGNVQGYADAALFWTEYRDMIEFTFGQHYPPGLTNPTLIDFFSYTGFRAFNITNARIAGMEVNFTGRGSAGIAKFTFSAGYTYTNPVDKDFGKRENTASTNKNILKYRFYHNVKVAFDVSVKEFSTGLNLDYHSHIINIDRAFEDSLRVNGVAVPIFILPGLYEYRQKHNTGDVLVNWRFAWQPAERLKVSFIINNLFNREYMTRPADVGPPRTFAVQAGIKI; encoded by the coding sequence ATGATTGCGCGTTGGGTCCTGATTTTCCTCTCTTTCATCAGCCTGGCAAACGCACAGAATCCGATGGTTACGGGCAGCGTAACCGACGCGGTAACCGGTGAAGCCCTTGCCGGGGTAAATGTTTTCCTGAACAGCAGCCACGGGGTGGCGACGGATGCCGAAGGCAGGTATACCTTATCGGTTCCGCCGGGGAAAAACACCATCCGGTTTCGTTTTATCGGATACATGCCTGTCGAGAAAACCATTGAAGCCGGCGATGGGCAGCGCGTCACGCTTGATGTAGGCATGCAGGTGCAGGCCGGTATGCTCGACGAGGTGGTGGTGAGCGCCGCGCGTTATGAACAAAAGATTTCAGATGTGATTGTCTCCATGGATGTGCTGGGCGCTGAGCGCATTGAGAGCACCCATACCATTATGGTGGAGACCGCCCTGCAACAGGTACCCGGGGTGATGTTTCTCGACGACCAGGTAAGCATCAGAGGCGGCAACGGTTACAGCTACGGCGTGGGGTCAAGGGTATTGCTGCTGCTCGACGACCTGCCCATGCTCACCGGCGGTGGCGGTGAGGCCAAGTGGGACTTTGTGCCGCTCGAAAACCTCAGCCAGATAGAAATCCTCAAGGGGGCCTCCTCTGCATTGTACGGATCATCCGCGCTGAACGGGGTGATCAACATCCGCACCGCCTACCCCGGCGAAAAACCCGAAACAGCATTCACGCTTTACAGCGGAATCTACGGGAATCCCCGGCGCCGTGAAATTGCCTGGTGGGATGCGCAGCCCTTCTATTCCGGGGCACGTTTCTCGCACAGCCGGAGGATAGGTAACCTCGACCTCGTCGGCGGGGCCAATGTGCACACCGACAAAGGTTATCGTGAAAACGAAAACGAAAAATACATCCGTGCCAACCTGAATACCCGGTACAGGTTCATGAAAATTAAAGGAATGGCTGCCGGGCTCAATGCCAACGCCATGTTTAACGAAGGCGGCAACTTTCTGCTCTGGCTCAACGGCGACACCGGCGTTTACAGGGCGTCCCCCGATTTTGACCAGCATTTTAAAAATACCCGCTTCAACCTCGATCCCCATCTTACATGGCACAGAAACGATGACAGCCGGCATACGCTGAAAGGCAGATTTTACAAAGTGACCTACGACAGCGACTCGCTGCACAACTACGACAATACCTTTTTCGGGGAGTATCAGTACCTGAAGAAATGGGAAAACAAGTTTTCAATAACGGCCGGGGCAAGCGCAACAAGTGTTGAAACCGTCTCCAACCTTTTCGGGAGCGCAAGGCATACCGCATCCAATCAGTCGGTTTACATACAGGCAGAAAAGCAATACAGGGAATGGCGGTTTTCATTCGGGAGCCGCTATGAATGGCACCGCATCAACCGTGAGCGCCAGGCGTCGAAGCCCCTCTTCAGGGCGGGGGTAAATTACCAGGCGGGGAAATACACCTTTCTGCGCGGCAGTTTCGGGCAGGGATTCCGCTATCCGGCCATCGCCGAAAAGTATGCAGCCACCGCGGTGGGGGCGTTGAAAATTTTCCCCAACGACACCCTGATGCCGGAATACGGCTGGAATGCGGAGATGGGCATCAAGCAGGGCTTTTCGCTGGGGAATGTGCAGGGATATGCCGATGCCGCCCTGTTCTGGACCGAATACAGGGATATGATTGAATTTACCTTCGGTCAGCATTACCCGCCCGGACTGACCAATCCCACCCTGATTGATTTTTTCAGTTACACCGGTTTCAGGGCATTCAACATCACCAACGCCCGCATTGCCGGTATGGAAGTCAATTTCACAGGCAGGGGCAGTGCCGGCATCGCGAAGTTCACCTTCAGCGCCGGGTATACCTATACCAACCCTGTTGACAAGGATTTCGGCAAACGCGAAAATACCGCCTCCACCAATAAAAACATCCTTAAATACCGGTTTTACCACAATGTGAAAGTGGCGTTCGACGTCTCCGTAAAAGAATTTTCCACCGGCCTTAACCTGGATTATCACAGCCACATCATCAACATCGACCGCGCTTTTGAGGATTCTCTCAGGGTAAACGGCGTGGCGGTGCCCATCTTTATTTTGCCCGGACTATACGAATACAGGCAAAAACACAACACCGGCGATGTACTGGTCAACTGGCGCTTTGCCTGGCAGCCCGCCGAACGCTTAAAGGTTTCCTTTATCATCAACAACCTCTTCAACCGCGAATATATGACCCGGCCCGCCGATGTAGGACCACCGAGGACCTTTGCGGTGCAGGCCGGGATTAAAATTTAA
- a CDS encoding T9SS type A sorting domain-containing protein, giving the protein MRTCVTLIIFSLIYTSLSYGQCIPDPKYTQPGIYPDSATGLPPAVATYEYNAVFTAVIPADTIVSPFPRMNIDSIGVAQITGLPEGFQAIPNRPSGYWLGGTSGCMLIAGNPTESQTGVYPLSITVVGYMGGLGLPFPYEITYYSLTILPASAYGIDEKVNALRLQAFPNPFTGMISLAFYAREKGIYSCRIVDATGRLLQTQTLDVIPGENTGLVDGSALAPGIYFCALSRKDGKDFSIIRLIKP; this is encoded by the coding sequence ATGAGAACTTGTGTGACCCTGATTATCTTCAGCCTGATATATACCAGCCTTTCTTACGGACAATGCATACCCGACCCGAAATACACCCAGCCGGGCATCTATCCCGACAGCGCCACCGGACTGCCACCGGCTGTTGCCACCTATGAATACAATGCGGTATTTACGGCTGTAATTCCGGCCGATACCATTGTTTCGCCCTTCCCGAGAATGAACATTGACTCCATCGGTGTTGCCCAGATCACGGGTTTGCCTGAAGGCTTTCAGGCGATACCCAACCGCCCGTCAGGATACTGGCTTGGAGGCACCTCGGGATGTATGCTGATTGCCGGTAATCCCACCGAAAGCCAGACGGGCGTTTATCCGCTCAGCATTACCGTTGTAGGCTATATGGGCGGACTGGGGCTGCCGTTCCCCTATGAAATTACGTATTACAGCCTGACCATATTGCCTGCTTCCGCCTACGGGATTGATGAAAAAGTCAATGCACTCCGGTTACAGGCATTCCCAAATCCGTTTACCGGCATGATCAGCCTCGCTTTTTATGCCCGGGAAAAAGGAATTTATTCGTGCAGGATAGTGGATGCAACGGGCAGATTGCTGCAAACGCAGACCCTTGACGTCATCCCCGGTGAAAATACCGGGCTGGTTGACGGAAGTGCCCTGGCTCCGGGCATCTATTTCTGCGCGTTAAGCAGGAAAGACGGGAAAGACTTTTCCATTATCAGGCTGATTAAACCCTGA